Proteins encoded together in one Nitrospira sp. window:
- a CDS encoding tetratricopeptide repeat protein, which yields MQNPRVQPKNRPMFRRLWYAQNWIYVAPVMILLLTFMLYPLVVIAGSSEPWHALTAAGTTALEQGKYKDAERLFVMASREAQRFGSSDERVAATFNDLGLVFHEQGQFARAKSYYEQALAIWEQSSEMEHAGVATALHNLAEIYQQEGELEQAEAHYLRALTVGERALGPGHPQLAVGHNGMGVLYRKEGRLVEAEARFHLALAMLQQQEETDSPDAAPILNNLASLYKEKELYVFAEPLYQRALAIRRAHLGEYHPAVALCLNNLANLYQAEGLSEMADRAYRDAFASNQGAEEPAEGLMGSILGNWALLTHERGLLDEARLRYEQALVIQQQTLGKSHPMVAVLLDRYASLLRDLGQQSHAGLMATRATTIRTRERK from the coding sequence ATGCAGAATCCACGGGTTCAGCCGAAGAATCGCCCGATGTTCAGGCGACTCTGGTACGCTCAAAATTGGATATACGTCGCCCCTGTCATGATCCTTCTTCTTACATTTATGCTCTATCCCCTTGTGGTTATAGCGGGTTCGTCGGAGCCATGGCACGCCTTGACGGCTGCCGGAACGACGGCCCTTGAACAAGGCAAGTATAAGGACGCGGAGCGGCTCTTTGTGATGGCGAGTCGAGAGGCGCAACGATTCGGTTCCTCTGATGAGCGTGTGGCAGCGACCTTCAACGATCTGGGGCTGGTGTTTCATGAACAGGGGCAATTTGCACGGGCGAAGTCCTACTACGAGCAAGCGCTCGCCATCTGGGAGCAATCCTCGGAGATGGAACATGCCGGCGTTGCGACCGCATTGCACAACTTGGCGGAAATCTATCAGCAAGAGGGTGAGCTTGAACAGGCCGAAGCCCACTATCTGCGTGCACTTACCGTAGGGGAACGCGCTCTTGGACCGGGTCATCCACAGCTAGCGGTTGGACATAATGGAATGGGAGTCCTCTACCGCAAAGAAGGGCGGCTGGTTGAAGCAGAGGCCAGATTCCATCTGGCCTTGGCCATGCTGCAACAGCAGGAGGAAACCGACTCACCCGATGCAGCACCAATCCTCAATAATTTGGCATCGCTCTATAAGGAGAAGGAGCTGTATGTATTTGCCGAGCCGTTGTATCAACGAGCACTGGCCATACGCCGAGCGCATCTGGGAGAGTATCACCCTGCGGTCGCCCTCTGTCTGAACAATTTGGCGAACCTCTATCAGGCTGAGGGACTTTCCGAGATGGCAGACCGGGCCTATCGAGATGCATTCGCGAGTAACCAGGGGGCGGAGGAGCCGGCCGAAGGGCTTATGGGTAGCATTCTTGGAAACTGGGCCCTGCTCACGCACGAGCGGGGGCTGCTGGATGAGGCACGACTGAGGTACGAACAGGCGCTGGTGATTCAGCAACAGACGCTGGGAAAGAGTCATCCCATGGTAGCGGTATTGCTCGATCGCTACGCGTCGCTTCTCCGGGATCTTGGCCAGCAGTCGCATGCGGGACTCATGGCGACGAGAGCCACGACAATTCGTACGCGGGAACGCAAATAG
- a CDS encoding VPLPA-CTERM sorting domain-containing protein, with translation MKPVAMRKRAMCVTAAVGLWLAGAVPSHASTVTPNPAGHQSGLTYEWEVVMGDLDLAHYHASVGAKSWAEPGNPVGGKGWTHTSSWTTLDLTGLSGPTILTLELERGHNGTSQLFPAFSLFSGVEDVNSDATNHTWNNTGAISWATSLTYIDHLANSGGPNGTDSGTGQDFVSKSWVLTPGFYTLNYGGNPSFALGQTGLHEFSASLSTSPVPVPAAIYLFGTGLIGLAGLARRKLST, from the coding sequence ATGAAACCTGTCGCCATGCGAAAACGTGCCATGTGCGTGACCGCGGCAGTAGGACTTTGGCTGGCCGGAGCTGTTCCGTCTCACGCGTCGACAGTCACGCCGAATCCCGCTGGTCATCAATCTGGGCTCACCTATGAGTGGGAAGTCGTCATGGGTGACCTTGACCTTGCGCACTACCACGCAAGCGTGGGTGCCAAGAGTTGGGCAGAACCGGGAAACCCGGTTGGCGGGAAAGGCTGGACCCATACATCGAGCTGGACCACGCTCGACCTGACCGGCCTCAGTGGTCCGACGATTCTCACGCTGGAACTGGAGCGGGGACATAATGGTACAAGCCAGCTCTTTCCTGCGTTCAGTCTGTTTTCCGGAGTAGAGGACGTGAACTCCGATGCGACAAATCACACCTGGAACAACACGGGTGCCATCAGCTGGGCCACCAGCCTGACGTATATCGACCATCTGGCTAACAGCGGTGGGCCCAACGGCACCGACAGCGGAACCGGGCAGGATTTTGTATCGAAGTCGTGGGTCTTAACACCGGGCTTCTATACTCTCAACTATGGAGGAAACCCGTCGTTCGCTCTTGGCCAGACCGGATTACATGAATTTTCTGCAAGCTTGTCGACATCGCCAGTTCCGGTTCCCGCAGCCATCTACTTGTTCGGCACCGGACTGATCGGCCTGGCAGGGCTCGCCAGGCGAAAACTGTCGACATAG
- a CDS encoding SUMF1/EgtB/PvdO family nonheme iron enzyme, with the protein MQVTPWITVAAVFAGASCLMLSVETEALELDTVVISNTGNLPDARTGRGAVGYTYHITNTEVTNAQYASFLNAVDPTGSNPHDVYNPSMSNSTGFAVVKGGIDLTPTASDGTKYSAKPNYGDKPVNYVTFHDAARFANWAMTGDTENGFYVFNGTDTIASQGIHGADPHHRTNWVALPTEDEWYKAAYHKNDGPTGNYFLYPTGSDSVPTVAVATPTGDIANPGANVANYNFGANWDDTGTLGHVTTVGSAGPESASPYGTSDQGGNIYEWTETPSGSNRIIRGGSLWLEEHTLRSTSSSVHNPLTQGSSLGFRLVSLGPINVVPLPTAAWLFGSSLVGLIGFVCRRRTMTA; encoded by the coding sequence ATGCAAGTGACTCCGTGGATCACTGTGGCTGCGGTATTTGCCGGGGCATCATGCCTGATGCTATCCGTTGAAACAGAAGCTCTTGAGCTTGATACGGTAGTGATCAGCAACACCGGGAATCTTCCCGACGCCCGGACCGGAAGAGGCGCTGTCGGGTATACGTACCACATCACTAATACCGAGGTGACGAACGCGCAGTACGCCTCGTTTTTAAATGCAGTCGATCCGACCGGCAGCAACCCGCATGATGTGTATAACCCCAGCATGTCGAATTCCACTGGCTTCGCCGTCGTCAAAGGCGGTATCGACTTGACTCCGACGGCTTCAGATGGGACCAAATATTCCGCCAAACCCAATTACGGCGACAAGCCGGTCAACTACGTGACATTCCACGATGCGGCACGATTCGCCAATTGGGCGATGACCGGCGACACGGAGAACGGCTTCTATGTCTTCAACGGAACCGACACGATCGCCTCCCAAGGAATCCATGGAGCAGACCCGCACCATAGAACAAACTGGGTCGCCCTCCCCACCGAAGACGAGTGGTACAAAGCCGCATACCACAAAAACGACGGCCCGACCGGGAACTATTTTCTCTATCCGACCGGCAGCGACAGTGTCCCCACTGTCGCCGTCGCCACGCCAACCGGCGACATTGCCAATCCCGGCGCGAACGTCGCCAACTACAACTTCGGCGCCAACTGGGACGACACCGGCACGCTGGGCCATGTCACCACCGTCGGCAGCGCCGGTCCGGAAAGCGCGAGTCCTTACGGGACCTCCGATCAAGGCGGCAACATTTACGAATGGACGGAGACCCCATCCGGCTCGAACCGCATCATTCGTGGTGGATCCTTGTGGCTAGAAGAACACACACTGCGTTCCACATCCAGCAGCGTGCACAACCCTTTGACGCAAGGCAGCAGCCTCGGTTTCCGCCTCGTCAGTCTCGGGCCGATCAATGTCGTGCCGCTCCCCACGGCAGCCTGGCTGTTCGGAAGTAGTCTAGTCGGACTGATCGGCTTCGTGTGTCGGCGAAGAACCATGACTGCTTAA
- a CDS encoding VPLPA-CTERM sorting domain-containing protein: MRSEKCIWVVVLAMLTTFVPAFTQAASITSGTFTMNLNRDALAQMISNPSGTPPSLYLEEFWNAPASASLTATQINTPGVADLVQGTGEIPATGLAYDVTGATVTNPAGRAIQATNFSYDPSNLTGTASGQIGLGGDMRFMGNFPGFLASGDYALKYDATRVGNAAGGSGWYLVNNYGFSIPGWDLTNVTVSSNPFSLSLSGTLKWSPEVASAFFTTSDIGQPMGTFSFVTPVPLPAAAWLFGSGVTGVAALSRRRAVTQR, translated from the coding sequence ATGAGATCGGAGAAATGCATTTGGGTAGTCGTCCTTGCCATGCTGACGACCTTCGTCCCCGCGTTCACGCAAGCCGCTTCCATCACCAGCGGCACGTTCACGATGAATCTGAACCGTGATGCACTGGCTCAGATGATCTCGAACCCGAGCGGGACGCCTCCCTCCCTGTACCTGGAGGAATTCTGGAATGCCCCGGCGTCGGCGTCACTGACTGCCACGCAGATCAACACGCCGGGCGTTGCGGATCTCGTACAGGGCACTGGGGAGATTCCGGCCACCGGCTTGGCATATGACGTCACCGGCGCGACCGTCACCAATCCTGCCGGTCGAGCTATCCAAGCGACGAACTTCAGCTACGATCCAAGTAACCTCACCGGCACGGCCAGCGGCCAGATCGGATTAGGGGGCGACATGCGGTTTATGGGTAACTTCCCCGGTTTCCTTGCATCGGGCGATTATGCATTGAAGTACGATGCGACGCGCGTCGGCAATGCGGCAGGCGGCTCTGGATGGTACCTCGTCAACAACTATGGGTTCTCAATTCCGGGTTGGGACCTCACCAACGTGACCGTCTCAAGCAATCCTTTTTCGCTCTCCTTGTCCGGCACGTTGAAGTGGAGCCCTGAAGTCGCCTCGGCCTTCTTCACCACCTCCGATATCGGCCAGCCCATGGGCACCTTTTCTTTCGTGACGCCTGTGCCGCTCCCCGCCGCCGCTTGGCTGTTTGGTAGCGGAGTGACCGGAGTTGCAGCACTGTCGCGGCGACGGGCCGTAACCCAGAGGTAG
- a CDS encoding DUF4082 domain-containing protein: MSVQRIAIFLVMAIVLSLIGRPSSTMAAAIDLALIDFEYDSSAWTLGWKFSVTAPTSLEALGVYDSSQDGLAGPAQIGLWLASGGSPLVQTTIAAGTDAALDGYFRFAPVPSTVLAPGIEYIIGSHLDGDLATSLFGGNGLVDPRVTVIDVRYSSVGSGFGFPGQTDPGTDGAAFLGGNFQLTPVPLPTAAWLFGSGLVSLGSLVRRWRGKGHSV, translated from the coding sequence ATGAGCGTACAGCGCATCGCAATTTTCCTGGTAATGGCCATCGTCCTCAGTTTGATCGGCCGACCTTCGTCGACGATGGCTGCCGCCATCGATCTCGCTCTGATTGATTTCGAATACGACAGTTCGGCTTGGACCCTCGGGTGGAAATTCTCCGTCACAGCGCCGACCTCGCTCGAAGCGCTCGGGGTCTATGATTCAAGCCAGGACGGCCTTGCCGGCCCTGCTCAAATCGGGCTCTGGCTCGCTTCAGGCGGCTCGCCGCTCGTCCAGACCACAATTGCCGCCGGAACCGACGCCGCATTGGACGGATATTTCCGATTTGCACCAGTGCCCAGCACCGTCCTTGCGCCAGGGATCGAATATATCATCGGATCACATCTGGATGGGGACTTGGCCACGTCCCTCTTCGGCGGGAACGGCCTCGTCGATCCTCGCGTTACAGTGATCGATGTCCGGTATTCTTCTGTCGGCAGCGGCTTCGGATTCCCGGGCCAGACGGATCCGGGCACAGACGGCGCCGCCTTCCTCGGAGGGAATTTTCAACTCACGCCCGTTCCTCTCCCCACCGCGGCCTGGCTGTTCGGAAGCGGACTCGTCAGCCTCGGCTCCCTGGTACGGAGGTGGAGAGGGAAAGGACACTCGGTATGA
- a CDS encoding TIGR03790 family protein has translation MTRSFRRFILPCLLATVGQLSLAQAELRPQHVAILANTANPDSIAVTRHYATQRNIPSDHIIMLTLPFRDTISRQEYEDLVVTPVRRTLEERKLSSSVRVIVTTYGTPLRVAAPQLSADERRWLTDAQQMVKTSRTTLERLEEQFRKLVPGALKPPDTQPVPAQDILETARTAAVLSRVDHAWRSILEQIRQRSGVDSDPRTQELVHLTQQYGGWGILIQKKTDSEQSAGPADTPQAAVWRSLLERSGPLWAGLARQPIASERTLIYRWAERLFGLRGVLELASAEIDRLTYTYADASLDSELSLLWWDRDLYPVAWRWDNPLSQDHSASHDQIPLLMISRLDAPTAELAKGLVDKALHAERMGWEGTIYFDARGLQPNGATNTYGLYDHSLREAAALAKANTAYRVILDEAEPTLAAVPNVALYIGWYKLRAYENVFSFNPGAIGYHMASAEAVTVHDRGERGWCKNALEHGITATLGSVGEPYLDAFPEPVRFTTLLLSGKYSLVEVYYLTSRTISWRMVLFGDPLYNPLKGRSPTPAMTPQLVPPSERRLGNPIAQLLRAHDLARDAQKRLVSLLQQAEQRLTRAPSSPQPNPLPQ, from the coding sequence ATGACCCGCTCGTTTCGCAGATTCATTCTTCCGTGCCTTCTGGCCACGGTCGGTCAGCTCTCTCTTGCCCAAGCCGAGCTCCGTCCGCAGCATGTCGCTATCTTGGCCAATACCGCGAACCCCGACAGCATCGCCGTGACGCGGCACTATGCCACTCAGCGCAACATTCCCTCAGACCACATTATTATGCTCACCCTGCCGTTTCGTGACACCATTTCTCGTCAGGAGTACGAAGATCTCGTCGTCACGCCGGTTCGACGCACGCTGGAGGAGAGGAAGTTGTCTTCATCAGTTCGCGTTATTGTCACGACCTACGGCACCCCCTTGCGGGTAGCCGCTCCGCAACTTTCAGCGGATGAACGCCGTTGGCTCACAGATGCACAACAGATGGTGAAGACAAGCCGGACGACATTGGAGCGATTGGAAGAGCAGTTTAGGAAGCTGGTTCCTGGAGCGCTGAAGCCGCCGGACACCCAGCCGGTTCCCGCGCAAGACATTCTCGAAACGGCCAGAACGGCGGCGGTCTTGTCACGTGTCGACCATGCCTGGCGATCCATACTCGAGCAGATACGACAGCGGAGCGGCGTCGATTCTGATCCACGGACTCAGGAGTTGGTTCACCTGACCCAGCAGTACGGCGGTTGGGGCATCCTCATTCAGAAGAAAACCGATTCAGAACAATCTGCCGGTCCAGCTGACACGCCCCAAGCGGCGGTCTGGCGGTCGTTGCTGGAACGCTCCGGTCCTCTGTGGGCAGGGCTTGCCCGTCAGCCCATCGCTTCTGAGCGGACGTTGATCTACCGCTGGGCAGAACGGCTCTTTGGCCTGCGAGGGGTGTTGGAACTCGCCAGCGCAGAGATTGATCGGCTCACCTACACCTATGCCGATGCCAGTCTCGACAGCGAATTGAGCCTGCTTTGGTGGGACCGGGATCTCTATCCCGTCGCCTGGCGCTGGGATAACCCGCTTTCTCAAGACCATTCCGCATCCCACGATCAAATCCCTCTCCTCATGATCAGTCGACTCGATGCCCCGACTGCCGAGCTGGCTAAAGGCCTCGTCGACAAAGCCCTGCATGCCGAACGAATGGGTTGGGAGGGCACCATCTATTTCGATGCACGCGGGCTGCAACCGAACGGCGCAACCAATACCTATGGCCTCTACGACCACAGTTTGCGGGAAGCCGCTGCCCTCGCGAAAGCGAATACTGCTTATCGAGTGATCCTGGACGAAGCAGAACCAACATTGGCAGCGGTGCCCAACGTGGCGCTCTATATCGGCTGGTACAAGCTACGAGCGTATGAGAACGTGTTTTCGTTCAACCCCGGAGCGATCGGCTATCACATGGCCTCGGCCGAAGCAGTTACGGTGCATGACCGCGGTGAGCGCGGTTGGTGCAAGAATGCGCTGGAACACGGGATCACAGCCACGCTCGGATCAGTCGGCGAGCCCTACCTCGACGCGTTCCCGGAGCCGGTACGCTTTACCACTCTGTTGTTATCGGGGAAATACTCCCTCGTCGAAGTGTACTATCTCACGAGCCGCACCATCAGCTGGCGAATGGTCTTGTTCGGCGATCCGCTCTACAATCCACTGAAGGGGCGTTCGCCGACACCGGCAATGACTCCTCAGCTCGTCCCTCCCTCTGAACGGCGACTGGGGAATCCCATTGCGCAACTGTTACGGGCACACGACCTCGCACGTGATGCACAAAAGCGGTTGGTCTCTCTGCTCCAACAAGCCGAGCAACGCCTTACACGTGCCCCTTCGTCGCCTCAACCGAACCCTCTGCCTCAATAA